ATGACAAACTGACCGGTGTCATAAAAcgtaaaaacaagaaaatgattataaaacAAGAATGGGGGAGAGGTGCACTCAGTTCCttcatatttgtgtgtttttaaaaatgcatgaaaattagttttttaaaaattagtctCAGAATGCCTGTGGATGTTGCAAGGCAGGGGGTAAAGGGTGCccttattcatattattattattttaatgattttattcccagctttattttgtgtcattattattaacagTGACTTGTTAGGTATAAATAATTTCTCACTTTTTCATAGTCTTTCGCATATACATGTACAGAAGACCTTTATACAGACACTCacatattatttcttttatggATCGTGCCTGCATCtcatcctgtgtgtgtgtgttttcaataaataaataaataaataaataaataatctattgTTTCATATAAAATTGTCTACTTCATAAAAAAATTCAGAGAATGTTCAGTTTCAGtttaaatcatattactagACAGTCATGTGTTTTGAGTTGGTATAAATAAGTGAAAAATTTACTCTgcattgaataataataataataataataataataataaattaggcAGTCatacaacaatttacaaacatGCAGTGTGTGAACTGCAGACAGAGAACGTGACTGAAGCTATATATTAAAGATTaacatttatctgtttttagtgcatgatatatttacattttctatgtactcattgtgtgtatttgttattttttgtttaaagagaaaaaaaaattaaaagaggaAAATATTACTGAACAGTAGaacattacaatttaatgaATTATGGAACATTGAAGAAATGATTTGgaacatttcttctttttttaaataaattgttcagatatccttattattattattattattattaaataaaatattaaaaattaaacgaTTCAAATAGCTATGTCAAATGGCTTTCtgatttaaactgcaatttggtaATATCcgaaatttgtttttattcttgcGTATCGACATCTTAATGTTAACATACTTATACAGACATAAACATTTCGTTGTTTCATAATGTTTACCAATATCAAGcactgcaacatttttttttttttataatattaaggtTCCCATAATTATTTATACggtataattaaattatatattggcgTCACGAAATATAAACCATAATAcgttttacaaaattaaaaataagtaaataagaacTGCATTCGTCCTGGAGCACATTTTAACGGGTGTAATCAAAGAAGTTTAATTTCAAACACCGATGACAGATGTCATAATTGAGAAGGGTTTCGTGTCAATAGTGTCAATAAACTACGCGCGGTCTGTCACTGAGGAATCCGGAAGCTGACGAGATGTTCAAACAAAGCGCCTGTCTCGGGGTGCTCAAAGAGAGAGCACAGATTGAGAGGGGCGGGGACCCTCTGCCGCTCCCGGACTGTTTGCAAGGGTCATTTAGCATCGCGATCTTGTAAATATTGGGGAATTTAGCCAGCTATAAAATCCGGGGAGGAGGCGGCGTGGGGCGAGAGGATGCAAGCCTCGAATTAACAGATCCTGCGTTTCAGGAAGTGCATTGGtgtgttaaattaaatgcaGCTGGTGAAAAAGCAggacatatattttattttaaacgaTGATAGATTGatggttattatttttatttttagcttttttaaaagCCCACTATTCATCCATGTCATTCCCTTAAATggtttgtatgttttaaaagaagttgAAAAATTAACaagaattaatattaaaattataacaatataatagcCCGATAACAGTATATTTTATACTcttaaaaaattctgtttaaagGGCGACGATACAAAATCCTGAGGCGAAAGCAAATGCAGCgcaaaattaatataaacaggctattttatattgttataatctTGACATTTACAGTCCGGCTAAAACCAAAATCTCCGGGTAACATGAAACAATTGTAGTACCAAATTAAagtacaatatataaaatagtttcAGCTAAAAACCTATTAAGTCAAAGAAAACGGGTTAGCCTACATAAAAAGTTTTCCTTATGAGACAGGAACGGTGAACCAATCCATCTAAACAAACGCTGAAAGAAAGGGGCTTCTAAAACGATCGATTGTTTAATTAAAGATGCTGAAGCCTGTCAACCGGCAGAATGATGAACTCAGAAATGTGACTTACAGCGGAGCTGCATGTGTTTTAATGAAGCGCTCTGTAATTGCATTTGCATCCTGACGGACGCGGTCTGACACGTTGAAGTTAAATATGTAACCGACTTTGGATTAACATTTCACACGTTTAATGCACTCTGTCGGGAGAAGAAATCCATAGTCCATCAGCCAAAGAAATTCTGCCTGAGCTAAAAACAGGATTATCGACTGAGCAAACTCAAcatttagaaatgaaaaatacgtatatcattttaaatagttaagatggttgaataaacttaaaaaaaaaaatgcaatacaaaTGAATCATCAAGACCGACACTTTTTCTTTTGGAAAACTGATGTATTTGATTATTAGAGTAAAGAATTACAGTATCGTAGTTGTTAGTAGGTATTAAACTGTAGAGAAACTGGGCCCTAAAAGATCTTCCAACTTTTCAAGAAAGTGCATGTAAcagtccatatatatatatttatataatatttataaaaacactaTCATCATTTGTCCCCTGGCCGAGATGGACCTTGTCTTCGAGTAAGACTATGTACAATTGCTGTAAAGGAATTTGTTGCTCCACAtccgagaaaaaaaaatgtatagggCGCGTCAACACATGATGTGCAGTAGATGTCAAACAAAGACGCTAGTACCTAGCAGCAGTTCGAAAGCCCAGCTAAACCTCAAAGATCACACAAGGCATTTTCCCTCCCATTCTTAAGTGTGTGGACCTCTTCATGTCGTCATCTAAAAACAGTTTATGCTCTGTATCCTATAAGCACAAATAAAGAGTGTGAACTGAATGTagtaaaaagcaaaaagaagTACTAAGGTCTAAATAAACAGctgaggtgaaaacttttttttttacttttctttttttttttttttaacttctaaGACAGAGAGAAAAGGACTAACCTATGTCCCTGGATTTATGAAATGTTGATATTTCTCAGAGGAAAGTTTCTACACAGCTTGTAAACCATCTAGCACAGATAAGTGTACAGTATTTACAGCCTTACGTTGCACTTTTTAAGCTCTAAATCATTACATGAACATCAAGTTTTGTTAACACATACTACAGatagaaaataatttaatgccATGGTGAAGTCTTCTACCAAGAAAAGCTAAGTTTCAAAAGCACACTTTAAAACACTCATACAGATTCACTCTGctgataaaacagaaaataacataaaaactaAGTAACTGTTAATATTTCCACTTGGTTTTTCGAGCAAGGTTATAATCACTAATAAATAAGCTCCATAAAACTATAACATGTTGTACATTGTACAAAAAAAGCAAGTTCTTTTCAAACTCCTCTTCATAAAGTCTTAATGGCAAGCAAAAGcagatagttttttttttcttgcttttcattctttctttcatgGACGCATATACgggagcatgtgtgtgtgtgtgtgtgtgtgccagtTAAAGAGTGTATGTTTGATCATGAGCGCAACAAAAACGGTTCTCTAGTTGGTCACTATCTCCTTGTCCTCCATGAAGCGTGTGAAGCGAAAGTGAGTCCCGTTCTCGGTGCTGGCCATTTTTTTCTAGGCCAGCCAGAGCAGGATTGGGCTCAGAGTTATGCAGCTTTTCCATGCTGCCTGTCAAGCCTCCGATCGGAGAACTGCCCCCATTGCCCACGCTCCCTGACAGTGGAGGGGGCAGGCCTCCGTTCTGGATCACAGAGATCTCGTTGGTCTTCATGGCCAGGCCGTTAGAGAAAGCAGCTGCGTACTGATTCCAGAAGCTGGTCGGGTCTCCGTTTCCTGCCCTACCGGTTAGGTCCTTTTGGAAGAGCTCAGGGAACTTTACAGGGTTCGTGCCCAGGAAAGCCATGGGACCATCTACCGAAAGCCTGCGACCACGCCGTGCAGGAGCGCTGTTCCACATGTGGGTACCCATATGCACCTAGTGAGACAGAGGGAAAAAAGGAAGTGGAAGCAAAGGGATTAAAGAGTGTAAAAACAAAGGATCACGAGAGCTACGacatttaaaatttggaaacattaaaatgaataacacgTGAGATGATGCAATGGAAAAAGAGGAGTAGTATGATAATTAGTATTAAAATAGGCCCACTGGAAGCAGCATTTgtctaattattaaaacaaggTTAAAATGTTGTAACGTTCACTCAGTGAGAATGGTGGTCTGCATATGAAACAAAGGGCCTGTGGAAGACGTGTGTTCTGAGAAAATTGCACTGTCCACTCTCATTGTGCTGGACAGCATTGTATCTGACAGTTGCCCCCAGTTCACCCTTGAAGCATGCAATACATTCTTGTTTAATTGTTGCAACCCTTACAGCACCGAACATCTGAGGTGTAAATTTATACCTCCATATTTTCACATCCTTACGCTACTTTAGCAATTTACAGAGCTCTAATATGATTTAGTGATCCCCCTTCCCCTTTTCAAATTCTTAACGTGTAATGCATTGCTAATTCattattcgttttttttttttttcaaagcagtACATTTACAAAATCAATACATATTTATTCAGAGGGAAATTTATAGTTTGATATTTACATTTCTTCCTGAAAATGATGTCTATTGCAGTTCACGTTTCATACAAATTAGTGCAATCACATATCCATGTAAAACCCCCAGGATTCTGTTTATCTGTGTGCTAGGCTTTTTTATTTACTGCGATCAAAGATAAACTCTGGAAAAATAGCGAGCATGCCACTGCTAAGGGTGGTTGCCGCTGGTAACTGTGGTTAAAGCCTGTTAAGTGAAGCATTTCTGGCTATGTTCCACCAATTTCAAGCTCAGATTTTTGCccaaatattcatattaattgGATGACTCAACATTTCCACTTCCTCGTTATTAATTCTGTATACATTCTGTATAcctaccatatatatatatatatatatatacaaccaTACACCCCTTATTCTTTCTGCAAAGCTGATGCATTTTTTATATGTGCTTGTGCTTCTCGCTTTCCCCCTTATTATTCACAAAGCATTCTACTTATTTTCCCTCATCAATACTTGTTTATACGGTCAATACCTATTTTGGCTGGCTTTTCACAAACATGAATAGCAAAATAACATCAAGTAAAATGCTCATATAATGTATTtcataaaaacagagaaaatgatTTTCATCTTATATACAGCAGTAATTACCTTGAGATTTCCTTTGGTGGTAAATGCTCGTCCACAGATGGTGCAAGCGAAGGGCTTCTCTCCCGTATGGGTTCTCTCGTGGATTTGCAGGGCACTGGAGGAGGAAAATGTCTTCCCACAAGTGGTACAGTAGTGCTGCTTAGGCGTCCTCCGTGGTGGGGCAGCTGAAAGTACTGGAGAGGTGGAAGCAGATGAGGTCACCAGTGCTGAGGGCATTTCTTTTACTTCAGGTTGAAGACTATGCAGAAAGCCGTTGACCTCAGTCTTCATCATAGAAGACAAGGGTCCAACAGACAGAATGGATGGAGTTGGGCTGGAGGCAAGACTGGTGTTAGGCTCAAAGAGCTGGGAGGGCAAATCTCGCATCTGGTGGGTCAGCATATGTTGCTTCAAGTTCCCCTTGGTTGAAAAGCCCCGGTTGCATACTGTGCAAATGAACGGTCTCTCTTTGGTATGGCTTCGGTAATGGATGTCCAAGGCACTCTGGCAGGCAAATGTTttgccacagatgtcacatgctGTATTCTTCAAGGTGCCTCGCTCACGGAAGGGGAAAAGCATGCTAAGGGGATCTTTTGATGAGTTAATTGAAGTAAGATCCAAAGCTCCAGGACTGGCAGAATGAGACTGCATGAGACCCGCACTAATGTGGTCCAACGACAATGCCCTCTGCTGCCGATCCTCCAGACTAGGTGACTTTTGCTGTTGGATAGTACCGTTAGAGGGTGATGGAGCTTGCATGGAAGAGGTAGATTCAGAGACAGCTGGACTTCCGGCACTTTGGCTTTCGATGTCACCTCCAAGCGAAGAGGAGTCATTTGTGAATCTGTCTCCCTCCATTACTCCATTCTCCACTGATTTCCCTTGGTCACAGTGCACTTCCTCTTCTGCTCCCTGGTTGGCACTCCTCTCCTGGCTCTCCATGCCAAATGACTCCTGTGGTGTAGGGGACGAACAGAGGCTGTCTTGAGATGCATCAGCTGACTTTGGTGTGTCTGGAATGCTGCTGTCTGGTCCGTCCTCGATTCCTTCCATGTTTTCATCTGAGAAGTTGTCAAGATCATCAAAGTTTCTCTCATCAAATGAGCCAGCATCGGATCCCATGGACTCTGGGTAGTTGTCAGGAAGAGGGGTGTTAGGGATCTGACCACCCATGTGCATGCGAATGTGCTGCTGAAGCACCACAGCATTTGTGAACTTCTTCTGGCAAATAGGACAAGAATGCTGGACCCTCAGTGGCGGCATAGCTCGATGGACGCTGTAATGAGTCTTGAGGTTGCCCTTGGTGGTGAAGGCACGACCACACACTTTACATTTGAAAGGCCTCTCCCCGGTGTGTGTGCGGTAGTGCATTTTGAGTGCACTCTGGCAACTAAGAACACGGTGGCAGATAACGCACTCGTTAGGGTCTGTCACTTTCCTGTCGATGTTCTCAACGAGTTGCTGAAGCTTCGATGTTTCTGAACCTTGGAGAGGATCAAGGAGACCCCCGAAAGGAAACTTAGCTTTGAACTGTTCTGACATCAGGGGCATAAGAGGGTTAGTGGCCATCGGAGGGCTGTTGGAGGTGGTGTACTCAATAGTACCCTCCACTGCAGAGCTCATGTTTGTAATTAAACTGGACAAACGGTTGTTTTCTTCAACTTTTTCATTTGAGGTAGGCAGGGTTGTGCTCTCCCCTTCTTCCAGCACACTATCTGTGTTCTTCATGGGTGCATCAGCAGGACCTGAGTCGCTTTTAGCGGAATGAGAAGGGCTGCTTATAGCCACTGAGTTATTCTCTTCCTTCTTGATGAATGGAGGCAGGCTTGGTATAGTTGGTGGAAGTAACATGCCAACAGACGATGTCAGAGTAGACAGAACAGGTTTACTATCGAGCCAGCTAGTCACTGGCTTCTCAGGAGGCATAGACATACCATAGGGAATGCCAGTACTCGTAGGAATATTGTCTAGGTGCTCTGGGACAGGGTATGGGTTCATCTGAATGTGTGGATACTTCTCTTTATGACGCTGAAAATGAACCTTCAAGTTACCCCGGGTGGAAAAGCGGTTGCCACATATGTTGCATTTGTATGGCCTCTCCCCTGTGTGAGAACGTAAGTGAATCTGCAAAGCACTGTCACTGCCAAACACCTTGCCGCAAAACCTGCACTTATGCTTGAAAAACGTATCCTCAGAGCTACTCTTCGGTTCAAAAGAGGAGACGTTAGGTGGCTTGCCTTTTCTTTGTTGAGCAAGTGCAGCCAGTGAGTTGAGATCCTCAACTGTGGTGGTAGCACTGGGTAGTGCACTGGAGAATATTGGGTTGCCTGGTGGGGGCTGAGGTAGAAGGGTATTAGCCACAGGATTCAAAAGGCTTCCCATTGCAAAGGCTGGTGTGGATGACTTCGCAAGTGACGGATTTCCTAACTGAGGATGCAAGCTTCCTGCATTACCTGGCCTCTTGTCGGAAGGTTGGGCGTTAACTGTAGCTGGACCTGGTGCTCCAAGGTTTTGAGATGACTCTCCCACACTGGAATTGTTCTGAGGTAGCTGCACAACATTAGCCATCTGTTTCAAACTGCTAATGCTTGCAGACTGGCTAGCTATGCTCTGTGCTAACCCTGCAGCAGCTGCCAACTGTTGAGACAAATGGGAACTAAGAGTGGTTAGTGGGCTAGTACCTGAACCTAAAGTCACAGGGGAAGAACTAGGGGGTGCTTGGAGCTCAGGTGACTGTGAGGCAAGCAGAAGAATCTGGTGACGAATCTGCTCGATGAGCTGTAGCTGATGGATCTGCTGCTGCTGTAGGGCCAAAAGCTGCTCCATGAGGGCTGGCACAGCCACCCTTTGCCCTCCCGCTGCTCTGGTCTCTTGAGAGAACTGGGCCACAGCCACTTTGGTGCTCTGTAGGTTTTCAATGATGACGTTGCTGTTGATCATGGAAAAGTTGCCCAGCTCAGTCAAGTTACCCAGCTGAGGTAGTGAGGCAGAGATGACAGAGTTCCCCAGATTGGACCCAGTGCTGCCCAGAGCTCCATGGCTGCTCCCAACGCCACTGAGCGGGCTGCCACCTGCCATACGTCCACTTCCATCATTATGGGGCGCAGAGACTCCTGACATCTCCGTGTCCATGGCCTCCTCTTTGTCAAGTACGTTCTGCTCCAAAAGGTCGGTCAACTCTGCTTGATCTGCGTTATTAGTTGTATCATTCATCTGCTCATCAGGATTATGAGGAGAGGAGCCTGGGGAGAAGGTTCCGGAAGGAGACACTGGATTTTCATTCACAATTAGAACTAATTGATTCTTAGTGCAATTCTTCTGGTGTTGTTCAAGATCCGATAGTTCAAAGAACTCTGCGCAACATCTGCTGCAGACATGGGCACCCGAGTCTTTACAGGGGGAGTCGTCCGGGTTGGTCTCCGTGTCCCCTGCAGAGGAAAATAAGAGGGGGGAACAGGGGGATTAGTGATTAGAGATGTTTTGTATCTGAAGAAGCAGCTTTATCTGTTCAAATTCTTTTGTTGTTAATCTTCTGTTAATCAGTTTAATGCTTATCCCCCTCATGCGTTCAAAAAACAACCatcaaaaaagaaacaaataccAAATAAGACCAAGGAAAAGGCCTCCACACTATGTAGAGCTATGATGAAATAGGATAAGAAAAGAGACAAAATCAATAGCACTTTTACAATATTGCTTAAAAGTGATCTTTGAAGATGTGTATCAAAGTCCCATCAATTCAACCACCTTAGGTAATCATTTTCTTCAGATAATccatcaaaacataaaaatactatgAACTGAGAACAATGGGCCCTAATGAAATTTCATAGAGGGCCATTGATTTCCAATATTTCATACTCCTCAATGTCTACATGTCCACTAGGCACAAATCAACCATTTGAAGGACTTATTAGACTTTCAATTTGCTGTCAACTTTGCTCATTTTCAACCAACTGCAGGCATCTTGGACAGGTTATCCCTGTCACTAAACTAATTTGTATCCAGTCAGCCTGCAATCAGGATCTGACAGGAACAAGTAAGCCTTTGGCATTCAGATTGCTACGCACTCTACAGGAGCACAGAAATTCACTCATACCAGGCTAAGCATGAATGAAGTAATTGCAtaagttgttttaaaatgatttggaATACTAAATAATTATTCAGTCAGTAAGAACATTTATTACTCTTTTAGGTGATCATTTATGCAGCATTTTCGATGCaagcatatatataaaaaataaaaataaaaaagtaaacaattcCTGAACATTTGACTAAGCAAGAAACTCTTTGCTTGATTAAACAAGTGTAAGTTTAAGTGTACAGTAATAATATCACATGCCAGAGCACAATTTAAATTATACAGTGGAACAGGTTGGGACTTTTTCTAGAAAATGAACCATAAGCATTTGCAAAAGAAAGCGAGAAAAACTACTCTGCTCCCTCCCTCCGTTCTTTTAGGGCTGTGGCCTTTCTCCAGTTTCCTCATTCTTTCTCACCCCACCTCCTCTCTTTTTGTCCCTCAAAAATCATGCTGTTTAACATACAAGTTGATTTACAAATTGCAATTCTCTATGAGTCCCACTCATTGTGGGGCTTCGCTCTCAACATTTTCATCATCGTGGAGATTCATTTGCAAATGAAACCCCTGCAAGAAGTGTGTCCCAGCCCTGTGGAGAGACAGGATGGCTCCCCATTGTTCCCCAGCATGGGAGTGTCAGAGCAGGGGAGAGGGGCGAGGGCCCAGCCTGCTCATCACGGCTGGCTCTAAAGCAGATCCTGTTTAATTCAGGGATTATCTTCCCCCTGTGTCTCTCTGAGCTGGAACATCAGATAACGTTAAAGTTGCCATGACAGTAAAGCCGTGTCTCACACAAACGATGTGTTGCCCAGACGGGAAAAAGTCAACTTTTTTGatgaaaaagttttaatattaaaagtctGTTGAGGTGAGGCTAATGAAAGGGAAAATAGTGAATTTAGTATGGGGGTAGGTAAAACAATTACTTGGAAAGCAATTAAAGATTGACGTGTAAATCACATCACACTGCTTATTAGAACAAATGATTTgacattacatatatatatatatatatatatatatatataaaaaaaaaaaaaaaaatactatatgcCAACAGttgctttttatttacagtcatataatataataccaattcagtcaaaaaattaaacaaatttattcAACGCAACCTGTTGAGGACCGTTGTTTTTGGTTAGCAAATTTCAGTGACTTCATctcatcacaaaataaaaaaaaaaaaaaaaaaaaacttttgcctCTTCCTCAGTAAATATGTACCGCAAGACACTTACTAAAATATGAACAATAGCAAAAGTCTttgaaaagaatttaaaaaaaaaaaattgggggaGCCCTCACCCTCAATTCTTATTAAATGCTCTTAAAAGGACGAGTTTGAGAAAAgactagagaaaaaaaaatacgtgTAAATTGCTATGCACAAAATTTGATACTATATCtttataaatgcatattcaaaAGTTACATCACTGTGGACATTTGaatgttaccaaaaaaatctagaattattcatttcattataATATTTAGAGATTTAAAAGACACcttattttcttagaaaatacAAGTTTGAATGTTGACATTCAAACTAGCAATTTCCAAACAACGATTTGACGATCATCATCATATCATGTGAATGACGAAATAAATTCTTATGACATATCTGTCCAAAGAGACATTTTGACACAACCTCTGACCTGTAATAAAGCATGCGCTTTATTCTGCATGTAAACACtggtacaaaaataaaataataaaaaaatacacatctgcgtgaccaaaaataaataaaataacatttgaacaaataaattaataaattagcattataaataattaatttcaatttaaaaaccaaaacaatataaaccagctgaaattaattttttaaaacacatttctcGACTAGAAAAGCATTAATATTGGACAATTGAATTTTACTCAAACAATGTGAAATGGGCAGCTTACAAAGCCAGATGTGTGTCTATACAGTGCGTAGTCACTCTAAAGTACATGGAAAGCAAGAAACGGTGCTAGTTTGTGAACGCCACTGTACGCTGTGCACGGTTGTGTGCTGAGCTGTAGATTAGTGAGGCAGAGCTAGTTTTGATGAGAACAGTTCTTTACAGTGTGATGGCTTTGGGTCATCATTCAGCATGCTACAGAGCAGGTCAAAAATCTCATCCCAAGCAAATCaagacagagaaaagagaga
The sequence above is a segment of the Labeo rohita strain BAU-BD-2019 chromosome 7, IGBB_LRoh.1.0, whole genome shotgun sequence genome. Coding sequences within it:
- the sall1a gene encoding LOW QUALITY PROTEIN: sal-like protein 1a (The sequence of the model RefSeq protein was modified relative to this genomic sequence to represent the inferred CDS: deleted 1 base in 1 codon), translated to MSRRKQAKPQHFQSDSQLVLTEHNGDTETNPDDSPCKDSGAHVCSRCCAEFFELSDLEQHQKNCTKNQLVLIVNENPVSPSGTFSPGSSPHNPDEQMNDTTNNADQAELTDLLEQNVLDKEEAMDTEMSGVSAPHNDGSGRMAGGSPLSGVGSSHGALGSTGSNLGNSVISASLPQLGNLTELGNFSMINSNVIIENLQSTKVAVAQFSQETRAAGGQRVAVPALMEQLLALQQQQIHQLQLIEQIRHQILLLASQSPELQAPPSSSPVTLGSGTSPLTTLSSHLSQQLAAAAGLAQSIASQSASISSLKQMANVVQLPQNNSSVGESSQNLGAPGPATVNAQPSDKRPGNAGSLHPQLGNPSLAKSSTPAFAMGSLLNPVANTLLPQPPPGNPIFSSALPSATTTVEDLNSLAALAQQRKGKPPNVSSFEPKSSSEDTFFKHKCRFCGKVFGSDSALQIHLRSHTGERPYKCNICGNRFSTRGNLKVHFQRHKEKYPHIQMNPYPVPEHLDNIPTSTGIPYGMSMPPEKPVTSWLDSKPVLSTLTSSVGMLLPPTIPSLPPFIKKEENNSVAISSPSHSAKSDSGPADAPMKNTDSVLEEGESTTLPTSNEKVEENNRLSSLITNMSSAVEGTIEYTTSNSPPMATNPLMPLMSEQFKAKFPFGGLLDPLQGSETSKLQQLVENIDRKVTDPNECVICHRVLSCQSALKMHYRTHTGERPFKCKVCGRAFTTKGNLKTHYSVHRAMPPLRVQHSCPICQKKFTNAVVLQQHIRMHMGGQIPNTPLPDNYPESMGSDAGSFDERNFDDLDNFSDENMEGIEDGPDSSIPDTPKSADASQDSLCSSPTPQESFGMESQERSANQGAEEEVHCDQGKSVENGVMEGDRFTNDSSSLGGDIESQSAGSPAVSESTSSMQAPSPSNGTIQQQKSPSLEDRQQRALSLDHISAGLMQSHSASPGALDLTSINSSKDPLSMLFPFRERGTLKNTACDICGKTFACQSALDIHYRSHTKERPFICTVCNRGFSTKGNLKQHMLTHQMRDLPSQLFEPNTSLASSPTPSILSVGPLSSMMKTEVNGFLHSLQPEVKEMPSALVTSSASTSPVLSAAPPRRTPKQHYCTTCGKTFSSSSALQIHERTHTGEKPFACTICGRAFTTKGNLKVHMGTHMWNSAPARRGRRLSVDGPMAFLGTNPVKFPELFQKDLTGRAGNGDPTSFWNQYAAAFSNGLAMKTNEISVIQNGGLPPPLSGSVGNGGSSPIGGLTGSMEKLHNSEPNPALAGLEKMASTENGTHFRFTRFMEDKEIVTN